A segment of the Bacteriovorax sp. PP10 genome:
TACTGATAAAGTAGAATCAGAAATTCCTTCACCAATTAGTGGAGTGATTGTCGAAATCCTTTTCAAAGAAGGCGAGACAGTTGACGTTCAAAAGTTAATTGCAGTTATTGAAGACGATGCGGCAGCAGCAGCTTCAAAACCAGGAGCGACAGCTCCGCACCCCAACTCCGCACCAAGCGCACCAGTTGCTCAAGCATCTGCACCAGCAACATCTGGTGGAGAAAGACACGAAATCGTTATGCCTCAAATGGGTGAATCAATTACAACTGGAACAATCACTAAATGGCATAAAGCAGTTGGAGATAAAATCGAAGTAGACGAAACTCTACTTGAAATCTCAACTGATAAAGTAGAATCAGAAATTCCTTCACCATACGCAGGAACTGTTCTTGAACTTCTTTATAAAGAAGGTGACACGGTTGATATTCAAAAGTTAATTGCAGTTATTGGAGATGCCGGAGCAGTAGCTTCAGCAAAACCAGCGGCAGCAGCACCAGTAGCATCAACTCAAGCAACTGTTACAACTGCGGCTCCAAAAGCAGCGGCACCAGCAGCAGCACAAACTCACGACGACAGATTCTACACTCCACTTGTTAAAGCAATGGCGAAAGAAGCTGGAGTTCCACTTTCTGAGCTAGCGAACCTTAAAGGGACGGGAGCAGCAGGAAGAGTAAATAAAGCAGACTTCGAAGCATACGTAGCAGGCGGACGCAAATCTGCAGGATCTGCAGCACCAGTTGCTCAAGCAACTTCTTCAGCTCCAAAAGCAGCAGCACCATCAGCACCAGCTTCTTTCACACCGGCATACGGAAAAGGTGAGAGAGTTGAAATCGTTCCAATGACTAACATCAGAAAGACGATTGCTAGAAACATGCAACAATCAAAACTTACTGCTCCACACGTTAACTCAATCGACGAAGTTGATATGACTAACCTTGTGAAGTTCAGAGAAGGATTCAAGAAGCAATTTGAGAAAGAAGAGGGATTCGCTCTTACTTACACTCACTTCATTCTATACGCTATCGTTCAAGCTCTAAAAGAATTCCCAATCGTGAACTCTTCTGTTGATGGCGATAACATTGTTTACAAAAAAGATATCAACCTTGGATGTGCTGTAGCAGTTCCAGGACAAGGTCTTGTTGTTCCAGTTATCAAAGGTGCAGATAATCTTAACCTTCGTGGTCTTGCTCGCGCTCTAGATGTACTAGTTACAAAAGCAAAAGCTAAGAAATTAACTATGGAAGACATGTCAGGTGGAACTTATACTTTCACAAACAATGGTTCATTCGGAATCCTTGCTGCAACTCCAGTTATTCTTCAACCACAAGTAGCTATCTTCTGTGTTGGTACAATTGCAAAACGTCCAATCGTAACGAAAGACGATGCAATCGCTATCCGCCAAATGATGTACGCAACTCATACTTACGACCATAGAGTTATCGATGGTGATGTTGGATCTAAATTCCTTCGCCATGTAATCAACACTCTTCAAACGATGGACCCATCAGGATTATTTTAATATGAAAAAACTTATTGCCCTGACTTTAGTTCTCTTAGCAGCTGGTTGTTCATCTTATAAAGATGTACGTCCGGGTCTTGAGGGGATTCACCAGATCAGTATTCTTGGTGAAGACGTAAAAGACACAGAAAGTAATGCTTACAAACAAGCTAATGCTTTTTGCAAAGCTCAAAAGAAGAAGGCAGAGTTTTTAAGTGAAGAAACATTTAAAGCAACTCCTAATGAAGTTGACGTAGATACGAAGATGTTCAAAAAGAGCGAAGGCGTAGCTACAGATGTTAGCTTCAGATGCATTTAATCTAGAAGTATAATATGTCTAAAAAAATCTCAGGTTTTACATTTATAAAAAACGGTCTCACTCTCGGGTATCCAATACTCGAGAGTGTACTTTCAATTGAGCCTATCTGCGATGAAGTCATCATCAATGTAGGCTTCGACGACAAAGAACTCACTAAAGACGACGGAACATACGCTTACCTGAAAGAAAATCTTAAAGGTGATAAGTATAAATTCGTAACGAGCTGGTGGGACCCGAGTATTACGAAATCTGGATTAATTCTTTCTCAACAAACAAACATCGCTCTTGAGCAATGTACAGGCGATTACTGCCAATACATCCAAGGCGACGAATGTGTTCACGAAGACGATTTAAAATACATTTTAGACGGCGTAGAGCAGATGGAAAAAGATAAGAGCATTGATGGCCTTATTTTTAACTACATGCACTTCTACGGCAACGTGGACACTTATAAGTACACTCGTAATCTTTATCGCCGCGAAGTGCGCCTGGTGAGAAATCACAAAGGCATCAAATCGTGGCTAGATGCTCAAGGTTTCCGTGCTGCTGATGATACAAAAATAAAAGCTCGTTTAATCCCAGCTCGCATTTTCCATTACGGATGGGCACGTGCTCAACAAGTAATGAAGAAGAAGATTCAAGTTTTCGACACTTTCTATCATGGCCAGGATCATGGCAGACAAGTTGGTCAAAAAGAATTTGAGTACCAAAGAAACTGGGGACTAAAGAAATTCAAAAAAACTCACCCAAAAGTCATGAGCAAATGGATTGAAAAGAATAAAAATCCAATTGATCTTATGGCACTTCCTCTAACTCTTGACTGGAATGTTCCAGGGTTAATGTTTACTGACAGTATTGAGGCCGTGACTGGTTATCGCTTAGGTGAATATAAAAACTACAGAAGAGTCTAAAAAACGCACAAAATATCAAATCCGACCTGTTGAAAGCAAGTACTGTAGCTTAGAGGGATAGATGGATCATTTAGGACAAATTCAGCGAGCGGTCGATTATATCGAAGCGAACCTTAGTGGTGATCTCGATGTCGAAACAATTGCGAAAAACGCCGGATTTTCCAGATGGCATTTCCAGACAGTCTTTAGTGCCGCAGTCGGTGATTCATTAAAAGAATATATTCGTAGTAGAAGACTAACAAATGCCATGCTTGAGCTTGGATCTGATAAACGCATTCTCGACATCGCTCTAGATGCGGGATTTGAGTCTCAAGAAGCTTTTACTCGTGCCTTTAAAACTATGTACGACATGACTCCTGGAGACTGCCGAAAGCAAGGTGTTCATTCTTCTTATAAGAAGAAAATAAAAATCACAGTAGAGTATTTGGATCATTTATATGGAGGAATCAATATGGAACCTGTTTATAAAACGCTACCTGAGATAAAAGTAGTTGGGTTTGCCGGGAATTTTATTTCTGTGCGCTCACCAGAGAAAAACAACATGGTGGTGATTCCGAAGTTATGGCAGAGTTATATGCCGAGAAAACATGAAATTAAATATACGATATCTCCCAATGATTTAGGCATATGCTTTCCTGTTAGTGAGAAATCTCATCCGGAAGAATGTGGTTATATTGCCGGAAGGGAAGTGACATCTTTTGAGGACATTCCAGAAGGGATGACTGCTTTTACAGTTCCTGCATCTGAATATGCAGTTTTTACTCATAAAGGTGTGCTGGATACGATTGAGCACACAATGAATTACATCTTTGGATCTTGGCTTCCAAAATCGGGAAAGAAATTAAAGATGGCCCCTGATATCGAAATGTACGATCAGAGATTTAAACTGAACCACCCGGATTCAGAACTTGATATCTACATTCCAATTGAGTAATTAGACTTTGTCGTAAATGGCAAGGTAAGCATCGGCCGCTTTTTTCCAATCAAACATTTTTGATCTTTCAATCAAGCGTTTCTTTTTTTCAGGCGTGAAGTCTTTCATGCCGGATACAAAAACATCACGCATGTCTTCTGCCTTAAATGATTTGAAATAGTAAGCATCCTCTCCACCAATTTCCGGCACAGAAGTTTTATCAGAAATAAATAGGGGAAGACCCATGCTCATTGCTTCGGCAACAGGAAGACCAAAACCTTCAAGTAGAGAAGGGAATAAGAATGCACTCGCATTTTTGTAGTACCAGACTTTATGACCTTCATCGATAGTTCCCACTAAAAAGAATCTATCGCTCAGGGCTTCTTCAATAATTCTTTTCTGCATGTCTTTAGCGTAAGCATGAAATGTCGTACCAGCTAAAACAATTTTATAATCAGGAACCAGTTTTAAAAAATCAATCAGAACATGGAAGTTCTTTTTCGGTAACACTGTTCCAACTGAAAATAGAAATTTTCCTTCAGGAACAAAAGTAGGCTCTACTGCAACACTCCCCAATGAAATCCCATTGTAAATAACCTGAGTTTTCTTCGGATCAATCTTAAAGTTACGAAAAACTTC
Coding sequences within it:
- the sucB gene encoding 2-oxoglutarate dehydrogenase, E2 component, dihydrolipoamide succinyltransferase, translating into MRHEIVMPQMGESITTGTITKWHKNVGDKIELDETLLEISTDKVESEIPSPISGVIVEILFKEGETVDVQKLIAVIEDDAAAAASKPGATAPHPNSAPSAPVAQASAPATSGGERHEIVMPQMGESITTGTITKWHKAVGDKIEVDETLLEISTDKVESEIPSPYAGTVLELLYKEGDTVDIQKLIAVIGDAGAVASAKPAAAAPVASTQATVTTAAPKAAAPAAAQTHDDRFYTPLVKAMAKEAGVPLSELANLKGTGAAGRVNKADFEAYVAGGRKSAGSAAPVAQATSSAPKAAAPSAPASFTPAYGKGERVEIVPMTNIRKTIARNMQQSKLTAPHVNSIDEVDMTNLVKFREGFKKQFEKEEGFALTYTHFILYAIVQALKEFPIVNSSVDGDNIVYKKDINLGCAVAVPGQGLVVPVIKGADNLNLRGLARALDVLVTKAKAKKLTMEDMSGGTYTFTNNGSFGILAATPVILQPQVAIFCVGTIAKRPIVTKDDAIAIRQMMYATHTYDHRVIDGDVGSKFLRHVINTLQTMDPSGLF
- a CDS encoding glycosyltransferase family protein — encoded protein: MSKKISGFTFIKNGLTLGYPILESVLSIEPICDEVIINVGFDDKELTKDDGTYAYLKENLKGDKYKFVTSWWDPSITKSGLILSQQTNIALEQCTGDYCQYIQGDECVHEDDLKYILDGVEQMEKDKSIDGLIFNYMHFYGNVDTYKYTRNLYRREVRLVRNHKGIKSWLDAQGFRAADDTKIKARLIPARIFHYGWARAQQVMKKKIQVFDTFYHGQDHGRQVGQKEFEYQRNWGLKKFKKTHPKVMSKWIEKNKNPIDLMALPLTLDWNVPGLMFTDSIEAVTGYRLGEYKNYRRV
- a CDS encoding AraC family transcriptional regulator — its product is MDHLGQIQRAVDYIEANLSGDLDVETIAKNAGFSRWHFQTVFSAAVGDSLKEYIRSRRLTNAMLELGSDKRILDIALDAGFESQEAFTRAFKTMYDMTPGDCRKQGVHSSYKKKIKITVEYLDHLYGGINMEPVYKTLPEIKVVGFAGNFISVRSPEKNNMVVIPKLWQSYMPRKHEIKYTISPNDLGICFPVSEKSHPEECGYIAGREVTSFEDIPEGMTAFTVPASEYAVFTHKGVLDTIEHTMNYIFGSWLPKSGKKLKMAPDIEMYDQRFKLNHPDSELDIYIPIE
- a CDS encoding glycosyltransferase family 4 protein, giving the protein MTKKILIDFEKIKDPFSGLGQFCAHLKIHFDKSPMNLTYWRPGKFQKLAKKIPFILPKTDVFHAVHQDSPFMPWSSKTKYVLTIHDLNALYESSQFGSGEFYKRNLQKKIDRASVVTFISKFTGEEVFRNFKIDPKKTQVIYNGISLGSVAVEPTFVPEGKFLFSVGTVLPKKNFHVLIDFLKLVPDYKIVLAGTTFHAYAKDMQKRIIEEALSDRFFLVGTIDEGHKVWYYKNASAFLFPSLLEGFGLPVAEAMSMGLPLFISDKTSVPEIGGEDAYYFKSFKAEDMRDVFVSGMKDFTPEKKKRLIERSKMFDWKKAADAYLAIYDKV